One segment of Fructilactobacillus hinvesii DNA contains the following:
- a CDS encoding response regulator transcription factor, whose translation MKILVVDDDQEIAQLLEIYIKNEGYEPVATYNGEDALSKLHTESDIGLMILDIMMPGMSGIDVINQVRKDSQIPIIVLSAKTEDLDKIQGLTTGADDYVTKPFNPLEVMARVHSLLRRSKNSLTKSEPDEIHADMLTINRDSHEVVTDEGTHIQLTAIEFGILYLLASHPNRVFSADEIFERVWKQESVISAKTVMVHMSHLRDKIEEATNGKDVIKTVWGVGYKVEG comes from the coding sequence ATGAAAATTTTAGTTGTTGATGACGATCAAGAAATTGCTCAATTATTAGAGATTTACATTAAAAACGAAGGCTATGAGCCAGTGGCCACTTACAATGGAGAAGATGCGCTGTCTAAATTACACACGGAGTCAGACATTGGCTTGATGATTTTAGACATCATGATGCCAGGGATGAGTGGGATTGACGTGATTAACCAGGTCCGCAAGGACTCCCAGATTCCCATCATTGTGTTATCTGCCAAGACAGAAGACCTAGACAAGATTCAAGGACTGACTACCGGGGCCGATGACTACGTAACCAAACCGTTTAATCCACTAGAAGTGATGGCGCGGGTGCACTCGTTGTTGCGACGCAGTAAGAATTCGTTGACCAAATCAGAACCAGATGAAATTCACGCGGACATGCTAACCATTAATCGTGATTCGCACGAAGTGGTGACCGACGAGGGGACCCACATTCAACTGACGGCAATCGAATTTGGGATTTTATACCTGTTGGCGAGTCACCCCAATCGGGTGTTTTCAGCTGATGAAATTTTTGAACGAGTTTGGAAACAAGAAAGTGTGATCTCAGCGAAAACTGTGATGGTTCATATGAGTCACCTGCGGGATAAAATTGAAGAGGCGACAAACGGTAAAGATGTGATTAAGACGGTGTGGGGAGTAGGATACAAGGTTGAAGGTTAA